Proteins encoded within one genomic window of Ranitomeya variabilis isolate aRanVar5 chromosome 4, aRanVar5.hap1, whole genome shotgun sequence:
- the CROCC gene encoding rootletin isoform X6, translating to MSAAEQTLEAVIQALSAQVLGSREHKTLTVRGDSADPRPARLPARIREIVTRNLSPPPDTDMSSLLSLQEENRILQQELSRVEDLLAQSRAERDELAIKYNAISERLEQNLRLETGERERDSLETRSLAQQNVELRRRLEEEQAAYKRKLQAYQEGQQRQAQLVQKLQAKVLQYKKRCGEVEQQLLERSTELEQERLSSRLEMTDSRLRQEEESSNELESALIRLEEEQQRSASLTQVNVMLREQLDQANTANQALSEDLRKLTSDWSKARDELEQKESEWRREEESFNSYFSNEHSRLLSLWRQVVGFRRHFSEMKTMTERDLSAMQKQLSQSCRSLHASCLSVSSSLRLAESSGVVERQALQMAQLDEHLKDKVRDMIQLQAACDAEKAELSARAAEMKKTIERLQSDSRDKELTIRQLQEQERSRVDERVTLVGEEVEALRCERETLQETLRELTQAVLSDADSGLQLSTSEKTFELLDSEGPGLSLRGLSSSLRTSSPIRRPSPNRSSSPRRSLSPAFRDSALSAVHSALQRRQLLIQELRGRLEAGQETVGTLRKQLSDGENDRRVLEQKITQLQKDLDSSTMSKDDAELTLSRLRSNLEQLNSDRTALERSVHNLQDQLETQRQEAEKLQLANSDLQRQRDLLQEEKDDLCQDLDRAKREVDRGNKSQELLDVRLSDLRKELVWVKEVLHQSNLEKEVLETEKTDIAQALSKAEIHRAELELALNRQRTEEACVRDALSKMSALNESLAQDKTELNRVIAQLEQQRSSLQGQKHEVEQEKASIRDELVRLEQEKLELDSERYGLDNSLQAMEQSREKLLQEQQVLRKDRANVQEQLGQLSRQRNVLSEDLVQSRREVELQSESLLRASREKEALMKEKGSLVVQLTASERENRAQAEEMAALRSEKEALETALFDVQQQLAHITHRREQLEGEAQGLRLAKEALQVEASAAQRLMEAEIVKLEQDKEAMSQKLLCIEEEAKITLKSREKAHEDDVERLLQEKDAVRLELQAEKEELLRRLTQEREELLARYETEREELSEEIAVLQQERDDGLLQAESEKQQALSLKESEKVTLSEKLGSAHSTMAALTLEMERHKRESQARQEQERNAIVALNSELKTLRVQYEESLASHERELKTLHEQIRELGRQRESALREVDELKTQLCVVEDARDAVRRELIESHRRVRENQEAAELHKKEVLELRRSLNDESKEKEAVQRSNEELRGAVRRAESERISLKRSNEEKVQRCSVLEESRAASEKDSADLRSSLREVERSRLEARRELQDLRRQLKVLDDEGAQRGRDLAEVQARLSLCEQREEEARRDGFTLKQKLMETESGRDAARKELSALQRKLSEVEGDFSLRERELQGNLEEARGNEKKLLDNSRNLEIKLLASQEEAVQLGLRLSASEGRVHGLEAELSRLEGLKRELEFKLGSVHSALRRTLGIGRTGRTPSPAVRGRSGSPKRTFSPLKGYDNTYTTTTDGRGSPIPRTGSPERSKTPERATSPTRGEPLTADIDPEVIRGALRDFLQELRDTQRERDDLRTQAGAAARQMVEMEAEKDGATTRVQQLQKVLSEVEEGKRATDGKLSNVQTTLILQEESLQRYDRERKMALEKVASLERSLQAAESEQRVAQEKVNKMKTNEAKLDGDKRRLKEVLDAAENRNTKLELSRRRLEGELQRVRLVLADREAEMQETQQQIEGLQRQVSDSEVKVGSLQMCVDRLNMTLGRVQDSENSLKEKVQSLSAALSESVSSSSSSQKKMGQLQKMVTTSDHERRILQERLEAARLTVADGKKQNAGLIEQMQELKDKMADGELRRTELEGQVRHLQELLRQHQECDGVSVRNLQKLQEERDVLQERLCGLQRAVAQLEGEKREMERSSLRLEKDKSALKKMLDKVEREKLKTAEDTLRLSAERGLLDRSLTTVEQELAEAQSQVQALEAQIADMEQTHSQSLMEAAARHRQELQVEIERLRSAQTQAERTLDAREKAHRQRIRGLEEQISTLKEQLQQELRRGQSHYAPPLLSGK from the exons ATGAGCGCAGCGGAGCAGACGCTGGAGGCGGTGATACAG GCGCTCTCCGCCCAGGTGCTCGGATCCCGGGAACACAAGACCCTCACAGTCCGCGGAGACTCTGCAGACCCCCGACCTGCCCGTCTGCCGGCGCGAATCCGAGAGATCGTCACCCGGAACCTGAGCCCTCCGCCGGACACTG ACATGTCGTCACTTCTGTCTCTACAAGAGGAGAACCGCATCCTGCAACAGGAGCTGTCGCGGGTGGAGGACCTGCTGGCGCAGAGCCGGGCGGAGCGGGACGAGCTCGCCATCAAATACAACGCCATCAGCGAGCGG CTGGAGCAGAACCTACGGCTGGAGACCGGCGAGCGCGAAAGAGATTCCCTGGAGACGCGGAGCCTGGCGCAGCAGAATGTGGAGCTGCGGCGGCGACTGGAGGAGGAGCAGGCGGCGTACAAGCGTAAGCTCCAGGCCTATCAGGAGGGGCAGCAGCGGCAGGCCCAGCTCGTACAGAAGCTCCAGGCCAAG GTCCTGCAGTACAAGAAACGGTGCGGAGAGGTGGAACAGCAGCTTCTAGAACGTTCCACGGAGCTGGAGCAGGAACGTCTGAGC AGCCGCCTGGAGATGACGGACTCGCGGCTGCGGCAGGAGGAGGAGAGCAGCAATGAGCTGGAGAGCGCTCTGATCCGCCTGGAGGAGGAGCAGCAGAG AAGCGCCAGCCTGACCCAGGTGAACGTGATGCTGCGCGAGCAGCTGGACCAGGCCAACACCGCCAACCAGGCGCTGAGTGAGGACCTGCGCAAACTGACGTCCGACTGGTCCAAAGCCCGTGACGAGCTGGAGCAGAAGGAGAGCGAGTGGAGGCGCGAGGAGGAG TCCTTTAACTCCTACTTCAGCAATGAGCACAGTCGTCTGCTGTCGCTGTGGAGACAGGTTGTCGGCTTCAGGAGACACTTCAGTGAGATGAAGACCATGACGGAGAG GGACCTGTCGGCGATGCAGAAGCAGCTGTCGCAGTCCTGTCGCTCGCTGCATGCCTCCTGCCTGAGCGTGAGCAGCTCCCTGCGTCTGGCGGAGAGCAGCGGTGTGGTGGAGAGACAGGCGCTACAGATGGCCCAGCTGGACGAGCACCTCAAGGACAAAGTGCGGGACATGATCCAGCTGCAAGCAGCGTGCGACGCCGAGAAAGCCGAGCTCAGCGCGAG GGCAGCAGAGATGAAGAAGACGATTGAGCGGCTGCAGAGCGACAGCAGAGACAAGGAGCTGACGATCCGACAGCTGCAAGAGCAG GAGAGGAGTCGGGTGGACGAGCGAGTGACGCTGGTAGGAGAAGAGGTGGAAGCGCTGAGGTGTGAGAGGGAGACGCTGCAGGAGACGCTGCGGGAGCTGACGCAG GCCGTCCTCAGTGATGCAGACAGTGGTCTTCAGCTCTCCACCAGTGAAAAGACCTTCGAGCTTCTGGACAGTGAGGGTCCGGGGCTCAGCCTGAGGGGTCTCTCCAGCAGCCTGCGCACATCCTCTCCCATCCGCCGCCCCTCTCCGAACCGCAGCAGCTCCCCGAGACGCAGCCTGTCTCCGGCCTTCCGTGACTCCGCGCTGTCCGCCGTGCACTCGGCTCTCCAGAGGCGCCAGCTGCTGATCCAG GAGCTGCGGGGGCGGCTGGAGGCCGGGCAGGAGACGGTGGGCACGCTGCGGAAACAGCTGAGTGACGGCGAGAACGACCGCAGGGTCCTGGAGCAGAAAATAACGCAACTGCAGAAAGATCTGGACTCGTCCACTATGAGCAAAGATGACGCGGAGCTGACGCTCTCCAGACTGCGCAGCAACTTGGAGCAGCTGAACAG TGACCGCACCGCCCTGGAGCGCAGCGTCCACAACCTGCAGGACCAGCTGGAGACGCAGCGTCAGGAGGCTGAGAAGCTGCAGCTTGCGAACAGCGACCTACAGCGGCAGAGAGACCTCCTACAGGAGGAGAAGGATGACCTCTGCCAGGACCTTGACCGAGCCAAGCGAGAGGTGGACAGAGG GAACAAGAGCCAGGAGCTGCTGGATGTGAGGCTTTCGGACCTCAGGAAAGAGCTGGTCTGGGTGAAAGAGGTTCTGCATCAGTCCAACCTGGAGAAGGAGGTGCTGGAGACCGAGAAGACGGACATCGCCCAGGCGCTATCCAAG GCGGAGATACACCGGGCCGAGCTGGAGCTGGCGCTGAACCGGCAGAGGACGGAGGAGGCTTGTGTGCGAGATGCGTTGTCCAAGATGAGTGCCCTGAACGAGAGCCTGGCCCAGGACAAGACCGAGCTCAACAGGGTCATAGCTCAG CTGGAGCAGCAGCGATCCTCCCTGCAGGGGCAGAAGCATGAAGTGGAGCAGGAGAAGGCCTCCATCAGGGACGAGCTGGTCCGCCTGGAGCAGGAGAAGCTGGAGCTGGACAGCGAGCGCTACGGGCTGGATAACTCCCTGCAGGCCATGGAGCAGAGCCGGGAGAAGCTTCTGCAGGAGCAGCAGGTGCTGCGCAAAGACCGGGCCAATGTGCAAGAGCAGCTGGGGCAG TTGAGCCGTCAGAGGAATGTCCTCAGCGAGGACCTGGTGCAGAGTCGCAGGGAGGTGGAGCTGCAGAGCGAGAGCCTCCTCCGCGCCTCCAGAGAGAAAGAGGCGCTGATGAAAGAGAAAGGCAGCCTGGTGGTCCAGCTGACCGCCTCCGAGAGAGAGAACCGGGCGCAGGCGGAGGAGATGGCCGCCCTCAG GTCGGAGAAGGAAGCGCTGGAAACGGCCCTGTTCGACGTCCAGCAGCAGCTCGCCCACATCACCCACCGCCGAGAACAGCTGGAGGGAGAGGCGCAGGGTCTGCGGCTGGCGAAGGAGGCGTTACAGG TGGAGGCCAGCGCAGCACAGAGGCTGATGGAGGCCGAGATCGTGAAGCTGGAGCAGGACAAGGAGGCCATGAGCCAGAAACTGCTCTGCATAGAGGAGGAAGCGAAGATCACCCTGAAGAGCAGAGAGAAGGCGCACGAAGACGACGTGGAGCGGCTGCTGCAGGAGAAG GATGCCGTCCGCCTGGAGCTGCAGGCGGAGAAGGAAGAGTTACTCCGCCGGCTGACGCAGGAGCGCGAGGAGCTGCTGGCGCGGTACGAGACGGAGCGCGAGGAGCTGAGCGAGGAGATAGCGGTGCTGCAGCAGGAGCGCGACGACGGCTTGTTACAGGCGGAGAGCGAGAAGCAGCAG GCTTTATCACTGAAGGAGTCCGAAAAAGTCACTCTAAGTGAGAAACTGGGCAGCGCTCACAGCACAATGGCCGCCCTGACCCTGGAGATGGAGCGACACAAGCGGGAGAGCCAGGCGAGGCAAGAGCAGGAGCGG AATGCCATCGTCGCCCTGAACTCTGAGCTGAAGACTCTCCGGGTGCAGTATGAAGAATCTCTGGCGTCTCATGAGCGAGAGCTGAAGACTCTCCATGAACAAATCCGCGAGCTGGGGCGACAGCGAGAGTCGGCGCTGCGGGAG GTAGACGAGCTAAAGACTCAGCTGTGTGTGGTGGAGGACGCCAGGGACGCCGTGCGCCGGGAGCTGATCGAATCTCACCGTCGTGTGCGGGAAAATCAAGAGGCGGCCGAGCTCCACAAGAAGGAAGTCCTGGAGCTGCGCCGATCGCTCAACGATGAGTCCAAAGAGAAGGAAGCCGTGCAGAGATCCAACGAGGAGCTGCGGGGAGCAGTGCGGCGGGCCGAGAGCGAGCGCATCAG CTTGAAGCGCTCTAATGAGGAGAAGGTGCAGAGATGTTCGGTGCTGGAAGAGTCTCGCGCAGCTTCAGAGAAGGACTCTGCGGATCTGCGCAGCAGCCTGCGGGAGGTGGAGCGCTCTCGGCTGGAGGCGCGGAGGGAACTGCAGGATCTGCGCAGACAG CTgaaggttctggatgatgagggtgCTCAGCGCGGCCGGGATCTGGCTGAGGTGCAGGCGCGTCTTTCTCTGTGTGAACAGCGCGAAGAAGAGGCGCGCAGAGACGGCTTCACCCTGAAACAGAAGCTCATGGAGACGGAGAGCGGCCGCGATGCCGCCAGGAAGGAG CTCAGCGCCCTCCAGAGGAAGCTGTCAGAAGTGGAGGGCGACTTCAGCCTCCGGGAGAGGGAGCTTCAGGGCAACCTGGAGGAAGCGCGGGGCAACGAGAAGAAGCTGCTGGACAACAGCCGCAACCTGGAGATCAAGCTGCTGGCGTCCCAGGAGGAGGCCGTCCAGTTGGGCCTGAGGCTGAGCGCCAGCGAGGGCCGCGTGCACGGGCTGGAGGCCGAACTGTCCCGGCTCGAGGGGCTGAAGAGGGAGCTGGAGTTTAAGCTCGGCAGCGTCCACTCCGCCCTGAGGAGGACTCTGGGGATCGGCCGCACCGGACGTACGCCGAGCCCAGCTGTGAGGGGCCGCAGTGGCTCCCCCAAGAGGACGTTCTCCCCACTGAAGG GATATGACAACACCTACACCACCACCACTGACGGGCGCGGCAGCCCCATCCCCCGCACAGGAAGCCCGGAACGCAGCAAGACCCCCGAGAGGGCGACGTCTCCCACACGCGGGGAGCCGCTGACAGCTGACATTGACCCGGAGGTGATTCGTGGCGCCCTGCGGGACTTCCTGCAAGAACTGCGGGACACTCAGCGAGAGCGG GACGATCTGCGCACCCAGGCGGGCGCCGCGGCTCGGCAGATGGTGGAGATGGAGGCTGAGAAGGATGGAGCAACCACCCGGGTGCAGCAGCTGCAGAAAGTGCTGTCAGAGGTGGAGGAGG GGAAGCGCGCCACGGACGGGAAGCTCAGCAACGTGCAGACCACCCTCATCCTGCAGGAGGAATCGCTGCAACGTTACGACAGGGAGCGCAAGATGGCATTGGAGAAAGTGGCCAGCCTGGAGCGTAGCCTACAGGCGGCCGAGAGCGAGCAGCGGGTGGCCCAG GAAAAAGTAAATAAAATGAAAACAAACGAAGCAAAACTCGACGGAGACAAACGGCGCCTGAAGGAAGTGCTGGACGCTGCCGAGAATCGCAACACGAAGCTGGAGCTGTCCCGGAGGAGACTGGAAGGAGAACTGCAGAGGGTCCGGCTGGTCCTGGCCGATCGCGAGGCTGAGATGCAAGAAACGCAGCAGCAGATAGAAGGGCTGCAGAGACAG GTGTCGGACAGCGAGGTGAAGGTGGGCTCTCTGCAGATGTGTGTAGACCGCCTGAACATGACACTAGGGAGGGTCCAGGACAGTGAGAACTCGTTGAAGGAGAAGGTGCAAAGTTTGTCGGCCGCGCTCTCGGAGAGTGTATCCAGCAGCAGCTCCTCGCAAAAGAAGATGGGGCAGCTGCAGAAGATGGTGACCACCAGCGACCATGAGCGCCGCATCCTGCAG GAGCGTCTGGAGGCAGCGCGGCTCACCGTGGCGGATGGGAAGAAGCAGAACGCGGGGTTAATTGAGCAGATGCAGGAACTAAAGGACAAAATGGCTGATGGAGAACTGCGCCGCACGGAGCTGGAAGGACAAGTGCGCCACCTGCAGGAG CTTCTTCGGCAGCATCAGGAATGTGACGGCGTCTCTGTGCGCAACCTCCAGAAGCTGCAGGAAGAGCGCGACGTTCTGCAGGAGCGGCTGTGCGGGCTGCAGCGGGCGGTGGCTCAGCTGGAGGGCGAGAAGCGGGAGATGGAGCGTTCAtctctgcggctggagaaggacaaGAGCGCCCTGAAGAAGATGCTGGACAAG GTGGAGCGAGAGAAGCTGAAGACGGCGGAGGACACGTTGCGCCTGTCCGCCGAGCGTGGTCTCCTGGATCGGTCACTGACTACGGTGGAGCAGGAGCTGGCGGAGGCGCAGAGCCAGGTGCAGGCGCTGGAG GCGCAGATCGCAGACATGGAGCAGACGCATTCTCAGAGCCTGATGGAGGCGGCCGCGCGGCATCGGCAGGAGCTGCAGGTGGAGATTGAGAGACTGCGGAGCGCGCAGACCCAGGCCGAGCGCACGCTGGATGCCAGGGAGAAAGCACACCGCCAGCGGATCCGTggcctggaggaacag ATCTCCACCCTGAAGGAGCAGCTGCAGCAGGAACTGCGCCGGGGCCAGTCTCACTATGCGCCGCCGCTGCTCTCCGGGAAGTGA